In Harmonia axyridis chromosome X, icHarAxyr1.1, whole genome shotgun sequence, a single window of DNA contains:
- the LOC123686607 gene encoding uncharacterized protein LOC123686607, with translation MENISKEKTDERINKVTKLAKELELSIDKGKTSAGSSTGRGRSSSVNVSTAEKVRKMGSDLREFLLSESNKVSKNAASYILRVVGEYESMLSQLTAENTGLKGNINEKEKWLKKVETGEITLKSQTQNVWVGPNVASAPVPRVTPPKREAPKSYALVVRDMGGKLDSEAVKRKVIAEVAAECDIRVTAVRKCRKEGGIVIETKSALELENLENCKKFKGLGLSVEKPRKLGFKMIVFDVPSNLTESDLIDELHRKNGCGLDKETFISKVKVRARGGSGEKGNVVLEVPQKPTGMNPTLDMESCQNKLTDLLEAIKHFDTGNTTNEYTRISTRLIHIQRRLNFIITENETESQMIEQLKETAARALRSLEALVTADRPQPSTHPDGSLLDIEIPQSPGMSPIQPTKVAPLETSLITLDADDQPLPQVPIPQAATPKNKSKLAQVLNETRQECEDLLQHLPTMPVSQPQRQNVEQQEGPTHSRWTSSMRRVSFPHPTESIIDLNPRHDTQQKSTPTATVPIHKWNIYFDGTDSVTGFIEEIERLAESRKTSLEHVFESIYELLRKDAKDWFIPRRGLFRNWDDFKNQLKEAFLPVNYEENLLDEIKKRMQGPDEKLLLYVTRMQNLFQKLTCNRPTESEQIRLIRQRLLPSLQQALAFQETTTYDELLKKGKIFELVQWQMGHYTKPPANPSLIDEPHLTYQQRRQRDYQANLHVLTEDQVPNSKPDSPRPVSSHGRIENRRPTGPGRSQLPSRSLEHTDNRSRNGNTSQGRTGSPAERRVTFQTQCFRCGKYGHLRRECQGTPKLFCSRCQRVGILSRDCPCSRNQKRTSPTTSIELLTPLNPTTGSDNRPLVLVYIEGKVFHALVDTGATKCFCSRKVAQLCERNGIKGEKSNTETVMVANGQTTATPKMYHLSMVIADYVLTDIEFLLVPNLTVDLILGIEVLKKYNFSLDLRKTNVYLEGRLVPRVEQVTKKAIEIQAAAEHLLDLTGEQRTRLDSFLTEELRKFTQLSGTTDLIEHKIKLKPGIEPIKQRYRPQNPKMQEIFDQEVDRMLEERVIEPSKSPWSSPVVLVKKKDGKYRFCIDFRAVNEASVKDAYPLPYISGILDKLRRARYISTIDLKQGYWQIPLETESRPITAFTVPGRGLYQFTVMPFGLHASPATFQRFLDTIIGPEMEPKAFAYLDDIVVLGETFEEHLENLQEVFRRLREAKLRLNPDKCEFVRKSLKYLGHVVTSDGICTDPDKVSAIVAFPAPKTVREVRRFLGVASWYRRFIENFSEVISPLTQLLKKKQRWNWGQAQQEAFDILKHKLMQAMWDWEEP, from the exons ATGGAAAACATAAGCAAAGAAAAAACAGATGAAAGGATTAACAAGGTAACGAAATTGGCTAAAGAGTTGGAATTAAGCATTGACAAAGGCAAAACCAGTGCTGGTAGTAGCACTGGGAGAGGGAGGAGTTCCAGCGTGAACGTGAGCACGGCTGAAAAGGTTAGGAAGATGGGTTCCGACCTAAGGGAATTTCTGCTCTCGGAATCAAACAAGGTCAGCAAAAATGCTGCCTCGTACATTCTGAGAGTTGTTGGGGAATACGAGAGCATGCTGTCTCAGCTCACAGCTGAGAATACTGGACTGAAGGGCAACATAAATGAGAAAGAGAAATGGCTAAAGAAGGTAGAAACAGGCGAAATAACGCTGAAAAGTCAGACCCAGAATGTCTGGGTAGGACCAAACGTGGCGAGCGCGCCAGTACCAAGGGTAACCCCCCCGAAAAGGGAGGCCCCAAAGTCATACGCGCTCGTCGTAAGAGATATGGGCGGCAAGCTTGACAGCGAAGCTGTTAAGAGAAAGGTCATAGCTGAGGTGGCAGCTGAATGCGACATCCGCGTCACAGCGGTACGCAAGTGCAGAAAAGAGGGCGGAATTGTCATTGAGACAAAATCCGCTCTCGAGCTTGAAAACCTGGAGAACTGTAAAAAGTTTAAAGGGTTAGGTTTAAGTGTTGAGAAGCCTAGGAAACTAGGCTTCAAAATGATAGTGTTTGACGTTCCGTCAAACCTTACTGAGAGTGATCTCATCGATGAACTCCATAGAAAAAATGGGTGTGGGTTGGACAAGGAAACCTTCATCAGTAAGGTGAAGGTTAGAGCCAGAGGTGGCTCAGGAGAAAAAGGAAATGTGGTGCTCGAAGTGCCTCAGAAA CCGACAGGAATGAACCCGACACTGGACATGGAGTCCTGTCAGAATAAACTCACCGACTTGCTGGAAGCCATTAAACACTTTGACACTGGGAACACCACAAATGAATATACTCGGATTTCAACAAGATTGATACACATTCAGAGAAGACTGAATTTTATTATCACTGAAAATGAAACCGAGTCACAGATGATAGAACAATTAAAGGAGACTGCAGCTCGGGCCTTGAGGTCATTGGAGGCACTAGTGACTGCAGACAGACCGCAGCCATCGACTCATCCGGATGGATCGCTTTTGGATATAGAGATTCCACAGTCGCCGGGGATGTCTCCCATACAGCCAACCAAGGTTGCACCACTGGAGACATCGTTGATAACATTGGACGCTGATGATCAGCCACTACCACAGGTTCCAATTCCCCAGGCTGCGACacctaaaaataaatcaaaattagcaCAGGTCCTGAATGAAACTAGACAGGAATGTGAAGATTTACTACAGCATTTACCAACAATGCCAGTTTCTCAACCACAGAGACAGAATGTGGAACAACAAGAGGGGCCAACTCATAGTAGGTGGACGAGCTCTATGAGAAGGGTGTCATTCCCCCATCCGACGGAATCGATAATAGATTTGAACCCCCGACATGACACCCAACAGAAGTCAACACCGACTGCAACGGTACCCAttcataaatggaatatttattttgatggcACTGATAGCGTAACCGGATTTATAGAGGAGATAGAGAGATTGGCTGAATCCCGGAAGACATCCTTAGAGCATGTGTTCGAATCGATTTACGAACTTTTACGAAAGGATGCCAAGGATTGGTTCATCCCCCGGAGGGGACTTTTCAGAAACTGGgatgatttcaaaaatcaattaaaagAAGCATTCTTACCAGTCAATTATGAAGAGAACCTACTGGATGAAATCAAGAAGAGGATGCAAGGCCCTGATGAAAAGCTATTGTTGTATGTTACCCGGATGCAAAATCTGTTCCAGAAACTGACTTGCAATCGTCCCACTGAGAGTGAAcagattcgactgataagacagAGGTTATTGCCATCACTGCAGCAGGCTTTGGCCTTTCAAGAGACCACCACATACGATGAACTGCTGAAGAAAGGAAAAATCTTTGAATTAGTACAATGGCAAATGGGACATTATACAAAACCACCGGCTAACCCCAGCCTTATTGATGAACCTCATCTCACTTATCAACAGCGTCGTCAAAGAGACTATCAAGCTAATCTCCATGTACTGACAGAAGATCAAGTCCCAAATTCCAAACCGGATTCCCCGAGGCCAGTGTCCTCCCACGGTAGAATAGAAAACCGAAGACCCACTGGACCTGGTCGTTCACAACTGCCTTCAAGATCACTGGAGCATACAGACAACAGGTCAAGAAATGGTAACACCTCCCAGGGCCGGACTGGATCCCCAGCGGAACGAAGAGTGACCTTTCAGACCCAATGCTTTCGATGCGGAAAATATGGACATTTAAGAAGAGAATGCCAAGGAACGCCGAAATTATTTTGCTCCCGATGTCAGAGAGTGGGCATCCTCTCCCGAGATTGCCCCTGTTCCCggaatcagaaaagaacttccCCGACGACGTCCATCGAGCTACTGACTCCACTGAACCCCACTACTGGAAGTGACAACCGGCCCCTGGTGCTGGTATACATCGAAGGAAAAGTATTTCACGCACTGGTAGATACTGGTGCAACCAAATGTTTCTGCAGCCGGAAGGTAGCCCAGCTGTGTGAAAGGAATGGAATTAAGGGAGAAAAATCCAACACAGAAACTGTCATGGTAGCAAATGGTCAAACGACAGCCACCCCGAAGATGTATCACTTGTCAATGGTGATAGCCGATTATGTCCTGACAGATATAGAATTCTTGTTGGTACCCAATTTAACGGTAGACTTAATCCTGGGAATAGAAGTCCTCAAGAAATACAACTTCTCCCTGGATCTTCGAAAGACAAATGTCTACTTGGAAGGTCGACTTGTACCCAGAGTGGAACAGGTGACAAAGAAGGCCATAGAGATACAGGCCGCAGCAGAACACCTACTGGATCTAACTGGTGAGCAGAGGACGAGACTGGATTCCTTCCTCACCGAAGAACTAAGAAAATTTACCCAACTGAGTGGCACTACAGACTTGATAGAACATAAAATAAAGCTGAAACCTGGAATTGAACCGATTAAACAAAGATATAGGCCTCAGAACCCGAAGATGCAGGAAATCTTTGATCAGGAAGTGGATCGAATGCTGGAGGAAAGAGTTATAGAACCCTCCAAATCCCCCTGGAGTTCACCCGTGGTACTGGTCAAGAAGAAGGATGGGAAGTATCGCTTCTGCATAGACTTTCGAGCAGTCAATGAGGCATCAGTTAAGGATGCATATCCCCTGCCATACATCTCTGGAATTCTGGATAAACTAAGACGGGCCAGATACATATCAACAATTGATTTGAAGCAAGGATACTGGCAGATCCCACTGGAGACAGAGAGTCGCCCCATTACTGCGTTTACAGTGCCTGGAAGGGGATTATATCAGTTCACGGTAATGCCCTTTGGACTACATGCAAGCCCAGCAACCTTTCAACGATTCTTAGACACCATCATCGGACCGGAGATGGAACCAAAAGCTTTTGCTTACCTAGATGACATCGTCGTGCTGGGAGAAACGTTCGAGGAACACCTGGAAAATCTACAAGAGGTATTCCGACGACTGAGGGAAGCCAAACTGCGTCTCAACCCAGACAAATGTGAGTTCGTCCGGAAATCACTGAAATACTTGGGACATGTCGTCACCTCAGACGGAATCTGCACTGACCCCGACAAAGTGTCGGCCATCGTCGCCTTTCCGGCTCCAAAGACAGTGCGAGAGGTACGAAGATTCTTGGGAGTCGCCAGTTGGTATCGTCGCTTCATTGAGAACTTCTCCGAGGTAATTTCTCCATTAACACAGTTGTTAAAGAAGAAGCAACGATGGAACTGGGGTCAAGCACAGCAGGAGGCATTCGACATCCTGAAACATAA ACTGATGCAAGCGATGTGGGACTGGGAGGAGCCCTAA
- the LOC123686608 gene encoding uncharacterized protein LOC123686608, with the protein MSESLHSRWAEIRWGDEVVYEPRSSSPETIPEVPVLRRRTVTEVRMSRAPQSSVSSVRGRNTLARVERVVKRTTTQSTQTPPLCQLRANQTTPAPKSVRTVGTTGSKVYLEVRSNTCWKCGKTCPRGRSVEVHHSYFAADVV; encoded by the exons ATGTCAGAGAGTCTGCATAGTCGCTGGGCAGAAATCCGGTGGGGAGATGAGGTGGTGTACGAGCCACGAAGCTCATCACCGGAGACAATACCGGAAGTACCGGTGTTGAGGAGAAGAACGGTGACAGAGGTGAGGATGTCTAGAGCCCCCCAGAGCTCAGTGTCGTCAGTGCGAGGGAGAAACACCCTAGCAAGAGTGGAGAGGGTGGTGAAACGGACCACTACCCAGTCTACACAAACACCCCCTTTGTGCCAGCTGCGTGCCA ATCAAACCACACCGGCCCCCAAGAGTGTTCGTACAGTCGGTACGACAGGATCTAAGGTCTATCTGGAGGTGAGATCCAACACGTGCTGGAAGTGCGGCAAGACATGCCCTCGCGGCAGGAGTGTCGAGGTCCACCACTCCTATTTTGCAGCAGATGTGGTTTGA